The DNA region ATGTGTTTGTTAATGGATAATTTGATCATTTAATCATGAAAATGCTAATAATAATCAGTATTTACTGGCCATTTCCACTTGAGCTAAAAGCACAAATATTTGTTAATAATACAAAGTCTACAACTATTAACAATGCAAGTAAGAAATACATTTGTTATGCTCCTTGATAAATATCATTAAATTACAATGCTTCTTCTCAGAAATGCTTCTTCAAGGTCTTGGGATGATTGATTTTTGATTGGTTGACATAAGTAAAACAATGTCCTAACAGGCATTCAGCACAAGGAGCTAACAACTAACAAGATTCATCCTCATCTAagaaaaataagaattaaatctaTAGACTCCTACAACATCAAATTGAAAGCATATGCATCTCATTGATTCAAATTTGAAAGCTTACTATTTTCTTACACCAGCATCCCACACAGATTTATGCAAGTGCtaaatcaataaaaatattaaaaattatcaacATAATAAAGGATGAAGGCCATTCTACTTGCTAAATGCCAAAAATCAAGAAAGCATTAAGAATTCGAAACCATCTATTTTATACCATAATAAGAGCCATTCACATTGAAAAAAAGACTCTTCTACTAGTTTACATGAATCTAGCAAAATACAATATAGTTACATGATTAAAGAGGCTACCTTTCCAAGAGAAGTAGCTCCCTCCGCTAACACTTTATGAAACAATTTTAATAGGAGCCCTAACAATAATTGAGAATACAAGGTTGTAAATAAAATTTCATGTTGAAACACACATGAGAAATCTAAATACCTTCAGCTTAACACCAACAAAATTCACTAAATACCTTCAACCTTTCATGTCTCAATTATTTGTAAGTGAAATAACATATACAACCCCAACCTTATCATCCTTGTCCTGACCACATTTTGTTATTGTTATCCCCTTTTTAGCACAATAGCTTttgaaagagaaagaaaaagaaaattgcttaaaaataaatttaacactcATCCACTTATCAACAACATTTGtacaagaaaattttcttttatactaCATATGGGAAATACTTGGATGCCCTATAAGTCCTCAAACCAAGGTGACCCAGGCAGTCGAGTTCGGCCGAACGGAGGAGTACTTAGtcaagcggctatcccgctcgattGAGCGGCTATCCTGCTCGGCCGAGCAGATGGATCACTGACGTATCCTTCGAGGAGATAGCGTCGCTGATACAAGACTTGGTCAATGAACAGATTGTACgtcggaagcttctactgtcttgtcagggatatgcatgccctgttaaggtatggtgtcagaagcactttcctgacatgtcctttcataggacaaattGGAGAACATACCCATGATCAATTGTAGAACATGCTCGCGTCACGAGAGAAGTGTGCACATTGCATACCAGGGTACTATATAAAGGGGTCCATACACCAACGGAGGTACACATTATTCACTATTcacaaaggtagatccgctaccttagcgaccccctagtgccgaccccacggatatggagggaggttcatgcaggtacacaggccataggcgcatggcggggtaaaccccaggtcgtcagttcatgagaatcgacccctggccattacgccagagataccatgcgcccaccgtctgcgctacgccctgggggcacattattcactattcacgccTGTGTCTATTGTTGCTCCACTTTTTTCCTCTTTCCGGTGACTGACTTTAAGCGTTGGAGGGGTAACgtcgggaccccttccctggcctgACACTGACATTTCTCGTGTTACAGAGCGGGGAGAGTCTACATCCAATCAACGCGACAACTACATCCCCAGCTTGCCATCTCCACGATTTTTGGACAagatcaaatatcaaaacatgTGGTTCTGATACCAATGAAAACTAAAGTCGAGAATATCAAATCACAAAATTAGTTTTTTGCGATTCCAATAATCTCTACTTCACAAGATCATGGTGGTTCTACTTATTTAACACGAATAATTAATCACAACACACAAAGAATTAGAGATTATCCTTGAAACCTCCAAACCTTCTCCGGTGTTTTTTCAAACTCAAATGTAGGATTATTATGTGTGTGTGGTCACAACTTTTTACCCAACTACGTTATTTATAAAGTAGCCTAGAAGGTAAGATAATTCAAAATAAAGATATGTAATTTATCTCTTTTTCGTAAATTAAAGAATTATCAAATTGTATGATATCATATTAAGATAATTTATCTCTTATCATATTAAGAACATTTTGATATAAACTTTCCATATATAATGacataattattcaattaatttattcctataaatttcataatttAGCTGAGTTTATATTTGAGCTGTCAAAAGACCTGATCTACTCAATTAAATTAAGctctaataaattaatttaattgaaccaACTCATGATTAATCAAGATATTTTATTAATCTTATTTTACTCCATGAATAAgatatcaatttaattaaaattactgaaACTTAAAATCAATAATTCATTATTGAAGTGTCTGTTagtgaaataaataaatagtattaatttcaaaattaatttgaaaatattcaGCAAACATAGTTAGGGATACGAAAATCAAATTCATTCACCACTAATATATCGgtaaatttttagtattttttttaataacgcGCAATTATTTACACATTCTAAAGTAGCGATAAAATTGCCAAGAAATAATGTTCTTTCGTTAAGAACATGGAAACGAAGCACCACTAATAATTTTTCAGGAAAACAAGTGGATTTTCAGCATCATATTCTGGAAGCCTTCAACTCCTCTATTAATTTCGTGGCCGAGGGACGCAACGCCACGGCACCGAAATCCTCCTCGGCATACTTCTTGTAGGCAGCTTTCCATTTGCTCTCACGAGCCATGGCATGGGAGTTCACCAGCATCTCCGTGCAGTCCCTAAATCAAAGTTAAACCCAAGTTTAGATGTTGTTAACTCTGATTTACGAAACTCTCTTATAAATTACTTACAGTAATTGGTCTTCAGAAAAGCCAGTGTGCCTCTTCAGTCTCTCGCTCCAAACAGGACTCTTGTTTAGTGTGCATTGGGCAGCATAAACCGCAGAGGACGCGACCAGCGACGGGCAAAACATGATCATGGAGTAGTTCATCAAAGCCAACTCAGCGAAGAAGAACACCATGTGTTCCATCTCCTTGTCGCAAGCCGCAGCCTTGATAAACCTCACGAGAAACACATACGGGGTTGGCACAGTCAAGTTCCATTCGAGCTTGTTCAGAATTCTCTTCTCCATGCCAAGGACTTGCTCTCTGCTGTATGACCTGTCTGTCATCCAAAGGAAGTCGTTGACCTACAACATACGTCAAAACTTCAGCTTCAAAAGTCGTTGACCTGCAAAACTGTGAGATGCTAATAATACCTCTGGTGCCCAAATCTCCTCATACTTGCTGGCAATGAGCATGGCAGATACCCCCACGAGCTGGAATTCTTTAAACAGAGTTTGGAATTCCATTGAAAGGTATCGGTCGATTATGTTAAATGTTAAGTAGAGAGTTTCAGGGGCCAACTGTAATTTATGGTTCACTTCTATTAGCCAGTCAGCAAGAATTGTTCTCATCTTTGCATTGATCTCAACCTGTGAGTCCATGTAGTCATGGGGTTTGCTTGCATGCTGCATTAGTCGCCCAAGATCAGTTTTAGCACACAGATCCGATTAGATAGTCATTAATTATCAAGACTCAGCATTGGAGTACCTCAGAAGATTTATAGAACTTGTAGATGTCTTCGACGTAGTCCACAACTGCCAATTGGTTCTCAGCATCTGCTGCATCAATCTCATCAACCAAATCCTTTGGCTTAGAAGAGATTCCACAAGCAAACTTGCTTCGAGCAGCGAGCACAGAAGAATATGCATTAACTTTTTTCCTGGAAGACCTTTTATGGGAAGATGCAGGGTGTGTTTGGAGATCGACTAAGGGCGCTGTCACTACTATCTTCTCTTCAATCTTACTTGCAGCAACATTCTTGTTAGGGTCTGTCACTAGTACTGTTTTATCCTTCTTCTTAGTCTTCTTCTCTTCAGGTTTTCTTGTGACCTTGTTCAGAGGCGGTTTTGCTGCTGCAACTTTGTCAGCTGCCCCATCAGATACAACAACCACAGGTCTCTGTCGTCACAAAGGCACATTTTGAGATTAGTTATCAGCAGCTAACAGTGTGGATGAGAACACCAATTAGGGAACAAGCAAGACACCTTATTAGCTTCGGCAGCAGCCGCAGCAGATTTTGCATTTGCCAGAAGTTGAGCACCAAAGCTTCTGTAAAATAAGAAATGGAAATAAGAAAAAGGGGGCAAAAAGTGAAGCTTTTACAGAAGTGGCTTACCGTGTGATTGGGCGATTGATTTGAAGTTGCTGTTTCCTGATAAGATGATGAATTATAAGGATAATCACGGAGTGGAAATGAAAGGGCACGCCAAGTTGGTTGATTTCTGCACTTACCCTTCTGGAACTCGGGGATTAACAACATTGCCGATATCTCCTAGGGCACGGCGGTTCTTTGCAGCGGCCGCAGCGACAGTCTTCTGCTTGCCCACCGCCGGCGGCACTACCCCAGCTATCGATTTGCGTCAAAACAACACATTTTAGGTGACTCGTTGTCGACAAAACAGAAATCAAAACCAAGAACGGGATTCGAAGAAACACCGCGAAGATTGATTATCCATCTAACATCAAGAAGTCGGAAGAAAGGTTGGATTTTGACACGAATGGTTAAGAACAGATCACGGAATGGAATAAAAATGATTACCTCTCTGTCCATGGGAGACCAGGGCCTGCTGACGCCGGGTGGCCATTACTTCTTCTCCGCTACCTCCGTCGGACGCTCAACTCAAACAACCCCGGTACGATCGCCGGCGAGAGGGAGGGAGGGAAACAAGGCGTGGTCAACAGGTGAAGATGCGAGGGGTTTAAAGGAAGGGCAACGAAGATGTAAAAAAAAGAGGCAACCCTTCGCGAGCTTCCAACGGGCGTTCCAACGGTACAATTTTCGTGAATGCGGAAAGGAGTGATCTCCATATCCTGTTGCCTGTACGAGTCCAGAGAGGGTTCTCTCCACCTGGTTTTGCGCTGTGGCACGATTCGAGTCCAAAAAAGTATCCGTTGGGTCGGTCTTCAATTATAcaactagaaaaaaaaaagtctaaaaaatagtttcaaaaataaaatttctcttgtGCTTCTGAAAGACCTTTGTCTTCATTTTGATTGGGCTCGACTCTGTTCTTTGGGGCAAGTACCAGGATATTAATCCAATTTTATTTATCGCAAAACAGTCATAAAGATACAATTTAGAAAATCAAAGAGCGGATTATGAATTATCAGAAACCAAAGAAGATTgtctctccatcttcttcttgggAGTCTGATTATGATCCCTTTTCACTTGATGAGCACTTCCAAAAATCCTTGAATAAAATCGAGGAGACCAACCAGCCAatccttctttctcttctctctttgATTCGATGAGAGTGCTGTCCTCATCTATGGGTGAATCCCATAGATGGATCCCTTCCACTTCTTTATTATGATCAGTAGATGTTGAATTATTGCTCTTCGGTGATCTTTTATGCAAACTATTGGATATCGAATCGCTCGAGTAATCGTAATGCTCCTCCTGTATGAATGATTCATCGAGGCCGCCCAGAGTGGGACTGTCGCTAGAATACGATCCGAATGATGATCTAGATGTCCTCGATGAGCAAGAAGAGATTGGAGAGACGACGACTTGATTACCAAATCCTTGTATTTCCCTTGAGATCCGGAGAGCTTTTTCGCGAGCTTCTTTGAGTTGATCTTTGTCACTCAGTAGCTTCAGTATGCTCTTGGATTTGCTCCTCATGCATGCACCCCAGTCAAAGCTAAACATGATGAAaacaatattgaaaaaaaaaacttattatatGTCAATTGATAGCCGAGCTCTGATCATGCATGTAATTTACCCCTTTTCATCCACGTAAGTGAAGTCTTCAAGATCGTGAATGGTGTTAAGATCGCAATGGAACTCTTCAAACATGCCTTCGGGACCATGAGTCAACAAGAATTCTAAGACGATTAGTGTTTTATACGCCTGCCTCCATTCCTTCCAGTCCATTGTGTAGAATCTACAAAGCAAAGTTTATATCACAATTCACAAACTATTCTGTTTAAAAAAGAGTAGAGCAATTAAAAAGAACAAACCTCTTATGGAGAACATCAACTATTCTTCTGTAGTCATCCATGTCATGAGCTGCCTCAGAAATCCTGGTCATCAACTTAGCATCAGGACCCCAAGGATCACTGTTTGTCGCTTCTTCGGCCAATCTACAAGCACCGATGACAAATCATAATTACAGACAAATTATGAAGAAGAAAAAATTTCCtctaacaaattaaaaattaatgaacacatatatatttttcattttagttGAAATATAAGTAGTTCATGTTGTCGGGCTCACATCTCTGCTTCTGTTACATCAGTGAGGGCCAAGCGAGCCGATTTATACTTGTCTTGAATATAATAGGAAGCCTTCTTCTTGATCTCACTAAGAAGCATTGCGCCCCTAAAGAAATGAAGGTGTTGAGTACTCTAGCTACAACTAACCCAGTCGATAAAAATCTTGATTCTCGTAGTAGAGATCCTCTAAGATATATAAGCGACTTGTTGAGACTGCAGAGAGGTACGTACGGGCTCACTTACATGGGAGAGATGGAAAATGCCATGGAAAAGTAAAAACAAGAAGTGAAGTGACGACACGAGTTCTTAAGTGGGAAAGTGGAAGGATGAAGATGGCATCAATTAAACATAAGAAGGCCGAGTAagtttccttgatttgtggattaGCATGAGGTGTTCAGGCTGTGAGGATCTTGGTTTTAGGCGAAGTTCATGCATAACCAATGGAAGCATTCAAAGGTGGTGGTCAggatatatatgtgtgtgtatatatgtaTATCTATACGATATTATGATGGGTACTTATATCGGGACAAAAACTAATACCTGTCAAGATGCCTGTTAATATATAGTCAGCAAATCATTTTATCAGTGCAATTAAGACAGATTGATCATGGTGCCGATAGGTATGTGATATTATTGCCCTATTCATCAGCTCACATTGTCCAAATGAGGACCTAATGAATTAAGTATGGGCCATGGCAAGCATAATCATACTTGTATTCGACAGGACCTAAAGCCAATAATAAAAAAGGATGCTTCTGTTGTAGTAAATAATGGTCAAATTCAATTTgcaaataataaatataataaatatgtaaataaatcaaaaataacatattacaataataaaaaaattaataaatatttgaaataattatatatatcaaCATTGCTTTTTAGCGGTTTTAGAGacaaaatatatttatcaaatgATCCGGTTCGAAATCGATGAAAATAATGAGTTGGGACGTGGCTCTATTATTAATTCGATAAAGATTCTATGTTGTCCTGTAAAACTAGAAGCGTTAGTGCCGGACTAGAGAAGAGGTTTTCGtcgttggtcctccgacgctcaaatcaatgCTCGATCTGAGAGAAGAAAGTAGCAAACTGTAGCAAATGACGTATGAAAATAAGAAGCATCGCGTACCTCCGCCTCTACATAGAGACCCCTTTTATAGTATCATTATTACGTTATATACGCATCTTAAAGCATTAGCACGTTTCTCAAAGCTTTCCTAAGAAATGATAGGTCATAAAGTGTTCCTAACATCTTTCCTTAAATGAGCCTACAATCGATGTGACTTGTAGATTAGAAGTTTCTAAAAGACGATTTGCCAATAAGATATTCTTTGTCATTTTCgacacaaacttccaaaagagtacGATGTGATAGGTATCTAGGTTCTGTTATAAGCCGACCAACAACCACTCGGCTAAGAGCTTGGCAGCTCTGTCTTCCAGAATGTAGCTACCGACTCGTTCTTCACTCGACCCTTGATGTTATCAAAGAGGTGCACTGTGTCCGATCAGCCCTATGCCCGATCAGACCTTAGGTCCAATCGGCTAGAACAGTGGGCTCGGTGAATCAGTACTCAACTCTAAATTCCATCTATGAGTCGCAAAGGACGGCCATTCGATTGAGTGGTATAGCTGGCCTTCACATCCGATCGGCGTTGCGaagaaaaaatattaagactcgattggtgttgcaccaattcaaagtcgtttgcaacaaaaaaaattatccaaAAAGGTAATTATACCAATCTGGACTATACCGAAAAAGCTCAAAATCcgaaagagaggaaaaaaaatcaCCCTTTgccttgcctgattggtggttgcaccaattcagagtggtacCCAATCTAATACTACTTGTTATATCGGGTCACAcgtaagaggggggggggggggggaatcatgtgattttcaaaaattggtCTTTTCAGTTTTCAAATCAAAATATGAACACCGCGGAGAATAAGTGACAAAACCATATGAATACAAGcagtttacttagtttggagccttcggcgactcctactccaagacccagatcCCGCGGACcaatcgatgggtaatccactaaaataacTCTTATGGTACCTCTACAAGAAGAAATCAAGTACAAGGAAAGTTGGAACAAGTGAAACACACTACACTTgttcttttgcaataattaagtacaaggaaataattTCGTTACCAACACTTAGATGTGAGAGAGCTCATGTGTCGATTTATCGACTAAGATAAAAAATCCTCGGAGTAGTAGTCGGGCGTAGGAGCTTCACAGCAGAGTCGTAGCAAGAGCTCAGAGCAGTCGGAAAGCCGTTTAgatgcgtagaagcttgtatgaatgttgttttaaagctttgagcgagcatccttataaagagcatggaaggtgccttctatagccATTGAAAGTGCCTCCAACCCGAGAAATCTGATCccgaactgttggttgctactcgaaaagcctagaggttccactgtacaaaattttgtacaaaggtctgaaccttttcctagctaccatgtgttcttttaaattcaattttggatcgcctgtgaaacttaacacgtttgatccaaaacttaatctatttgttcttttaggttttgacttggatctcctgcggaacttaacacgttcgacccaagtcaccttaagttattaattccattaaatattaatttccataatcggttcccagtactgacgtggcgaggcacatgaccttcttggatatgggagcaaccaccaccgactagacaaaactttttatagaaatctaatatttaatttcctaaaataactttaggttaaccgaagagaacaatcaaatcacaaggaaaagaaaaaacaaaagaacacaacatcgaaaaacatattcgaaattctagaacgtaagcctcttgtatttggtattatttccataaataactagtatgatgcggaaagaaaaattactagttataccttgtagaaaaacctcttgatcttctaccgtattcctcttctaacctcggacgttgtgtgggcaacgatcttccaagatgagaaaccaccaaccaccttcttctcctcctagctaggttcagccacaaaagaagcttaaccaaggatgaagaacaaaacaccaaccaagctccaagagatgctagctttctctcctccttcttcttcttcttctccaagtagtatccggccgccacaagagctccaagcctttgagagattcggccaccacaaagagggagagaggaagaggatggctggccactccaaggaataaaagagggagagaaataatagaggttttgtctcatgaaggcaccctcaccccttcttttatattccttggcctaggcaaattaggaaatttaattacaataaaatttccttaattcctttgacatgatttaattgagaaaaataaaataaaatttccccaattaatctctaatggccgaccacatcaaaagagataaattagacaagttttaatcaacaattaaaacttcctaatttgtttccggaaattttaaaattaaaatttctctttaaaaatctcttcatggttgataaaaggaaaattctataattttaattttatcaacatgtgaataattttaaagagaaaataaaatatctcaccaatctacaaataaggaaagagatctaatctctttctttaatcttttgtagatcttttacaagaaagatattttaattttaattctctt from Zingiber officinale cultivar Zhangliang chromosome 4B, Zo_v1.1, whole genome shotgun sequence includes:
- the LOC121974684 gene encoding G2/mitotic-specific cyclin S13-7-like; translated protein: MATRRQQALVSHGQRAGVVPPAVGKQKTVAAAAAKNRRALGDIGNVVNPRVPEGKQQLQINRPITRSFGAQLLANAKSAAAAAEANKRPVVVVSDGAADKVAAAKPPLNKVTRKPEEKKTKKKDKTVLVTDPNKNVAASKIEEKIVVTAPLVDLQTHPASSHKRSSRKKVNAYSSVLAARSKFACGISSKPKDLVDEIDAADAENQLAVVDYVEDIYKFYKSSEHASKPHDYMDSQVEINAKMRTILADWLIEVNHKLQLAPETLYLTFNIIDRYLSMEFQTLFKEFQLVGVSAMLIASKYEEIWAPEVNDFLWMTDRSYSREQVLGMEKRILNKLEWNLTVPTPYVFLVRFIKAAACDKEMEHMVFFFAELALMNYSMIMFCPSLVASSAVYAAQCTLNKSPVWSERLKRHTGFSEDQLLDCTEMLVNSHAMARESKWKAAYKKYAEEDFGAVALRPSATKLIEELKASRI
- the LOC121977384 gene encoding epsin-3-like; its protein translation is MLLSEIKKKASYYIQDKYKSARLALTDVTEAEILAEEATNSDPWGPDAKLMTRISEAAHDMDDYRRIVDVLHKRFYTMDWKEWRQAYKTLIVLEFLLTHGPEGMFEEFHCDLNTIHDLEDFTYVDEKGFDWGACMRSKSKSILKLLSDKDQLKEAREKALRISREIQGFGNQVVVSPISSCSSRTSRSSFGSYSSDSPTLGGLDESFIQEEHYDYSSDSISNSLHKRSPKSNNSTSTDHNKEVEGIHLWDSPIDEDSTLIESKREEKEGLAGWSPRFYSRIFGSAHQVKRDHNQTPKKKMERQSSLVSDNS